The following coding sequences lie in one Rutidosis leptorrhynchoides isolate AG116_Rl617_1_P2 chromosome 6, CSIRO_AGI_Rlap_v1, whole genome shotgun sequence genomic window:
- the LOC139854953 gene encoding uncharacterized protein, translating to MDRIDRTKWMYNIGRTSTDYLKRLEEFITIAETDQLNKGSTVIICPCKKCMNGKSFKDSTDIRNHLIINRFMRGYTCWSYHGESLTDHNPGSSDSNQLNEEDSYISDNDNFEAMFEDIEDNVDEQYHEKFEQLKVDSEKPLYNGCTKFLKLSAVIKLLNLKANNGWSETSFTSLLELLHKMLPEDNELPVSTYYAKKLMYKRGKPTDEDSDENGPPAKVLWYFPIIPRLKRLFANAKTVKLLRWHAEEGKKDGKIRHVADLVQWRTIDNEFEDFGNEGY from the exons atggatCGGATTGATCGGACTAAATGGATGTACAACATAGGACGGACTAGCACCGACTATCTGAAACGGCTTGAAGAATTTATAACCATTGCGGAGACTGATCAATTAAATAAAGGAAGCACTGTAATCATTTGTCCTTGTAAAAAATGTATGAATGGGAAGTCCTTCAAGGATTCTACCGATATCAGAAATCATCTTATAATAAACAGATTTATGAGAGGGTACACTTGTTGGTCTTATCACGGTGAATCATTAACTGATCATAACCCAGGCTCTTCAGATTCCAATCAATTAAACGAAGAAGATTCATACATTAGTGATAACGATAATTTTGAGGCCATGTTTGAGGATATTGAGGATAATGTTGACGAACAGTATCATGAGAAATTTGAACAACTTAAAGTTGACTCTGAAAAACCGTTATACAACGGTTGTACGAAATTTTTAAAACTTTCTGCCGTGATAAAACTGTTAAATCTAAAAGCAAACAATGGTTGGAGTGAAACAAGTTTCACTAGCTTGTTAGAGTTGTTGCATAAAATGCTCCCCGAAGATAATGAGTTGCCAGTTTCAACATACTATGCCAAGAAATTGAT GTATAAACGTGGAAAACCAACTGACGAAGACAGTGACGAAAATGGACCTCCTGCAAAAGTATTGTGGTATTTCCCTATCATACCAAGATTGAAGAGGTTATTTGCGAATGCTAAAACAGTAAAATTATTACGTTGGCATGCGGAAGAGGGTAAAAAGGATGGAAAAATAAGACATGTGGCTGATTTAGTTCAATGGAGAACTATTGATAACGAATTTGAAGACTTTGGGAATGAGGGATATTAG